Genomic DNA from Solanum dulcamara chromosome 4, daSolDulc1.2, whole genome shotgun sequence:
aagtatccaacagtatgtatcagatacatattactttgtgtatctgatacattcttaaaataaaataatttttcatgtcatgatacatcaaaactccatttctgcatttggaaattttgatgttggatagtatccaacagtatgtatcagatacatattactgtgtgtatctgatacattcttaaaataaaataatttttcatgtcatgatacatcaaaactccatttctgcatttggaaattgtgatgttggatagtatccaacagtatgtatcagatacatattactgtCTGTGAatgatacattcttaaaataaaataatttttcatgtcatgatacatcaaaactccattcctgcatttgaaaattttgatgttggatagtatccaacagtatgtatTAGATACATATTACTGTCTGTGCatgatacattcttaaaataaaataatttttcatgtcatgatacatcaaaactccatttctgcatttggaaattttgatgttggatagtatccaacagtatgtatcagatacatattactgtCTGTGCatgatacattcttaaaataaaataatttttcatgtcatgatacatcaaaactccattcctgtaactcagttaaaaaatgataataatgctGTCAGTATGTATCAGGTTCATAATACTCTATGTAtcagatgttttttttttaacaatacaTACAAAGAAGCATGTATCAAGTACATGGGTTGACACACTTCCTATCAGTATGTCACTGTATTTGTTGATcttataaatgaaaaaatattgatatgatacatgtcattttttttaatacaaatgcaGTTATGTGATAGTATGCCTTTCAGAAGGAtgttgttggagaatgaaagcttcatgttggaaaaaaacggatatattcaaagttagatatttcaatagtgaacattcatgtgcattgagagataggattttcaacaaagttcatgctacaaaggcttttgttagtgcattcacagcccctaaattggttaatcataagagaattgtcacccctaatgatatacgagaggatattaaatcagcgtatggaattgatattacctatcaacaGGCATGGCGTTCAAAAGAGCATGCTTTGCAGATGTTAAGGGGAAAACCTGCTGATGGATATAGACAGCTGcctgtatatatacatattctaaAAACCGTATATCTAAATTCGTACATAAGTATGCACAAGTCATCAACTGATGAATTCATGTATTTGTTCATAGCGTTAAGGCCCTTGATGAGGGGGTTTCAGTTTTGTCGACCAGTAGTTGTTGTTGACGGTGCACATcttgatggaccttataaagggaCGTTTGTATCAGCTAGCACACTTGATGGGGCAGGTATTACTTTCTTATACTGTTTCTTATTGAATAATAGTGTGTCATCTCATTTTTCACGTTTGTTGTAATTCTGATGAATTCTAATAACTATTGTATcgctattattgatttattaggtTGCATATTGCCGTTGGCGTATGGTATTATTGATACGGAAAATGATTCATCATGGACGTGGATTTTTCAGAATTTCAAGAATGCATTTGGAGAGAGggacaatatgtgtgttgtatcagataggaacgaaagcataatcaagagtgtaagcatggtatttcccaatgttcctcattttgcatgcatatggcatatatggaaaaatgtGTGTACTAAATACAGAAGGAGCAAAGCTGTACTAAGTGACATCTTCTATTCAATGGCCAAGGCATACCGAAAAGATGAAGTCGATAAATTAATGGCCAAAGTTGAAAGAATCGATCAACGGGTggcacaatatttaaaaaatgcaggatacgaaaagtggtcaagggttcatgccactgtcaacaggggtagaatgatgacttctaacatcgcagaatgtatcaatggatgtcttgttgaagcacgagagctgcctataattgactttttggagcaaacgagaatgttatttggttcttggaactgcaaaaatagagaaatagcatcttatacaaaacatactttgggtagaaaattcgaagatatcctAGTTTCAAACACGATcaagtgttcgagaatgaaggtacacgatacatactttctgacgcatatatactgatacatcagttctggtACATGATagatactttctgatacatactttctgatacatatatattgatacatcagttctaatacatcatttctgtaattgaatcatactttatgatacatatatgtgttatttatttctTGGTGGCTGATGAttcatcagttatgtataacatgtgctaattaaataatgaaacttcaattctgatacataagttctacatttgatacataagttctgatacatatatgtaaagATTATTTTCCTTCAGTCTGATGATTAATCAGTTATGCATAAATTGTTCTAAATATATACTTATACATCAGTGTAGATACATTATTAGTGtagatgatacataagtacATTATTAGTGtagatgatacataagtactgacatatataaacataacatgtttaaaatacatactgatacatcagttctgatacatcatttctgtaattgatacgtactttctgatacatatatgtgaaatttatttcttgctGGCTGTTGATTCATCTGATATGTATATCCTGTGATAATTGTTACCCTTtaacatcagttctgatacatagttGTGTATGTGAGGAAGCAGTActgatacataaatttgaaatataatttctGCAGGTTGTTACTTCATCAGAGTATCTTTATTCTGTTTACGAAttaggtataagatacattgtgtgtctagagagaaaaacatgcacTTGTGGTAGAtttcaactagacgagataccatgtccacatgcaattgcagtgttgaagagcaagaacattactGACCTGCACCCATATTGTTCTGATTACTACAAACCAGAGGCGttggcaaatacttatgaattaccaatggttccaatgccagataagaaagactGGACTGCTCCgaaggaaattttggaagaaattgTGTTGCCTCCAATATACAAAAGGATGCcaggaagaccaaagaaaggaagaaaaaagttCGCTAATGAGAAAATAACAAGTAGCACAAATTCTTGTGGACGTTGTGGCCACGAAGGCCACAAcagaaagacttgtaatttcattcctAAATAGATATGATGTTTGTGGTATCTCGGTGTACATTCTAAttgaatcataaaataacatctattattataatttatatttgagtttgacacgtgacataaatataaaaatcttttaatgacaatttttttatgtatcaaGATTAGAACATTTTATtgctacaatttttttaaaaataaaatacaagacGTCCATCGGTTCGCCATGACTTGGATTAATGACAAATCTCACATGGTTTATTTTTTGGATCGTTATTTTCCCAAACATAAACATTCTTGCATTTTCGACAACCATAATTACACAAAAGTTGTTGGTGATACATAAGATCCtatttgatataggttgtagattaTCATATGCAGTAAATCTTGATAaatatgaatctgatacataagcaagATGTATCATATACTTTAAATCTTGAGACATAGAATTCTTATGcaaaaaattaatgtatcagaatcattaaatattgagaaatgagaatctgatacatgtgcatgatgtatcctaataaaaaaaaacttgattcatgtatcagaattcacaaaatgtgacacttatgaatattatactcgatacaagtttgatacagtataatataaaacataaacttagAATTTATATTCCATTTTGACACCagagaaaaacatagtaaatctgaggtatggaaatattaaaatatactaaatctgatacattacagtttatgtatcagatacattggaagaatcagaatcacctaaaatgtttactatcaaaaaaaaattattggacaTCAATCAGTTCTCCTTGGTTTGGAGATATGTCTCTTCTTGGtttttttggatcgtcgttatcgctaacataaccatccatggccttctGACAACCATATCTCCATAAGAGTGCGGCATATCTTGAACGGAAGAATTCAGCGTTTAGTACGGTACttggaatagaaattccatcactaagatattcagcaaaCATGGCCAGGAAAACTCCACAATCCCTGCAAATAAAGGAATACAggaatttaaaaaaagtaaaattgacatatGAATGATTTAGGTATACATAGCCGAtgttaatactcacaagctGCCACTTCCCTATTGCGCAATTCCTTCAACATACTCAACTGCTAATGGGTGATGTGGTTCAAGCATATTACCGGttgatttgtccttgtatgaatcaagaGACGACCAATCAGTACGTTCGTTGTTGTCAAAGAAACCACTGTCTTGCAGGTATGTTGGTAGCATTGCTGCTATCTTTTGGATCTCTTGGGAAGGGTTGCTACTTCTTCGTCTAGGCGATGAATCATACACACGTATCAACCTCTCTTTCAACACAACTACCGCaagaacccaatgaaaatccatgTCGCAGTTTACTGgaatgtatacctcatctaccaaATGCCAGGGCAAACCGGCTGGTATTGAGaaacctcttattatgttcttcacGGATCTCTCTTGATGAGCTGTAACAGTGGACCTTGCCATATCTTCTTGTGTAGAAATGTTAGTTGGAAGGTGATAGTAGCGTGTGTGTGCATATTCGatgtaatttttgaaaatgcaaTTTGTCGTTGTGTATCGATACTGATTGCTCAACTGCATCTTCTATTTCTTCCgaaggtagtaaaatattacatcgatgtgctgcacattttaagaaagtattagttatataaCAACTAGCATCATGTATCAgattatgtatgtatcagatacatttatctatctatgtatcagatacattgatatgtatgtatcatattatttatgatgaaatttttacctCATCGTTCCAGCATCTGTCCGGCTGTGACATTAGGTAAAACCAGTTCTTATCTTTAGGAAATGCCACAACAAAGTCCATTTTTTCAAAGCCGAATGAAGAGCACTTAGATCTGTAATGATCCTCCTTCGAATTCCTGAATGGAAACTTGTAgtttaataacataacaaatataatacacaaCTTGTATGGGTATAAGTTGAATATGTCATACTTACTTGTTGCCATGTGATTTTAGAAGTCCTTTATCTATCCATTGAGAGTAGTCTGTGACAAGCTCGGAAGGGGGTTGATAGCATATAccaa
This window encodes:
- the LOC129885005 gene encoding uncharacterized protein LOC129885005 encodes the protein MCVVSDRNESIIKSVSMVFPNVPHFACIWHIWKNVCTKYRRSKAVLSDIFYSMAKAYRKDEVDKLMAKVERIDQRVAQYLKNAGYEKWSRVHATVNRGRMMTSNIAECINGCLVEARELPIIDFLEQTRMLFGSWNCKNREIASYTKHTLGRKFEDILVSNTIKCSRMKVVTSSEYLYSVYELGIRYIVCLERKTCTCGRFQLDEIPCPHAIAVLKSKNITDLHPYCSDYYKPEALANTYELPMVPMPDKKDWTAPKEILEEIVLPPIYKRMPGRPKKGRKKFANEKITSSTNSCGRCGHEGHNRKTCNFIPK